The following coding sequences are from one Phalacrocorax carbo chromosome 13, bPhaCar2.1, whole genome shotgun sequence window:
- the VDAC2 gene encoding voltage-dependent anion-selective channel protein 2, giving the protein MAIPPSYVDLGKSARDIFNKGYGFGLVKLDVKTKSASGVEFTTSGSSNTDTGKVNGSLETKYKWAEYGLTFTEKWNTDNTLGTEIAIEDQIAKGLKLTFDTTFSPNTGKKSGKIKSAYKRECLNLGCDVDFDFAGPAIHGSAVFGYEGWLAGYQMTFDSAKSKLTRNNFSVGYKTGDFQLHTNVNDGSEFGGSIYQKVSDNLETAVNLAWTAGSNSTRFGIAAKYKLDSTASISAKVNNSSLVGVGYTQTLRPGVKLTLSALIDGKSINAGGHKLGLGLELEA; this is encoded by the exons ATGGCGATTCCTCCATCATACGTAGACCTTGGCAAATCTGCCAGAGATATCTTCAATAAAGGATATG GTTTTGGGTTGGTGAAACTGgatgtgaaaacaaaatctgcCAGCGGAGTG GAATTTACAACATCGGGTTCATCAAACACAGACACTGGAAAAGTGAATGGGAGCTTGGAGACCAAATACAAGTGGGCTGAGTATGGGCtgactttcacagaaaaatggaaCACAGATAACACTCTGGGAACAGAAATTGCAATTGAAGATCAG ATTGCCAAAGGCTTGAAGTTGACATTTGATACAACTTTCTCACCAAATACAGG aaagaaaagtggtAAAATTAAGTCAGCTTATAAACGCGAATGCCTAAACCTAGGTTGCGATGTTGACTTCGATTTTGCTGGACCTGCAATCCATGGTTCAGCTGTCTTCGGTTATGAAGGCTGGCTTGCTGGTTATCAGATGACTTTTGATAGTGCCAAATCAAAATTGACAAGAAATAACTTCTCTGTGGGTTACAAGACTGGAGACTTCCAACTGCACACTAATGT CAATGATGGTTCAGAATTTGGTGGGTCAATTTACCAGAAAGTGAGCGACAATCTTGAAACTGCTGTAAACCTGGCTTGGACAGCAGGGAGCAACAGCACTCGCTTTGGCATTGCGGCTAAATACAAGTTGGATTCCACTGCTTCTATCTCT gcaaaagTGAACAATTCTAGTCTAGTTGGAGTGGGCTACACCCAGACCCTGAGGCCAG GCGTGAAGCTTACACTGTCTGCCCTGATAGATGGAAAGAGCATCAATGCTGGTGGCCATAAACTTGGTCTTGGCCTGGAATTGGAGGCTTAA